CACCGAGGCTCTTGTTGGCGACATATTTGGGAATCTACAATATGAAAAGAAAAACTGGCTACATACTGGCGGGATTGCTTGTTCTTGGGCTCTTGTTCAGCATCAAATCCTTCGCCAATACGAATTTAGAAGAAATCAAGTTGGACAATCAGTATCTTCAGACCTACAGAGGCACGGAAGGAATCTGGATTGTCCCCAATCGTGTGAAAGAATCTGTAAGCGACCTGGTCCACAACTTTGGAACCACAGAGCACGAGATCAAACGGGTCAACGGAATCCCGGACAATGAAAGAATTCCGGTCAACGAACCCGTATTCTTCCCTTATAACGATAATTATACTAGAAGTCTCCTTCTCGAGGACAAAGGAAGAGAGATTCTTCGCACCGACCAGAGAGAATTTATCTGGCCGATCAGTTTTAAACATTCCTTCGTAACTTCCCGTTTGG
The Leptospira stimsonii DNA segment above includes these coding regions:
- a CDS encoding M23 family metallopeptidase, which gives rise to MKRKTGYILAGLLVLGLLFSIKSFANTNLEEIKLDNQYLQTYRGTEGIWIVPNRVKESVSDLVHNFGTTEHEIKRVNGIPDNERIPVNEPVFFPYNDNYTRSLLLEDKGREILRTDQREFIWPISFKHSFVTSRLGRRWNAMHSGVDIACPTGSIVIAAADGVVLESKKDGGYGNKILLSHPGINQINTLYAHNSLLYVKEGDKVKKGQIIALSGNTGHTTGPHLHFEVRYQNVVLNPEHYLPVFQSSSEGRVAIARETIEP